One stretch of Ictalurus punctatus breed USDA103 chromosome 5, Coco_2.0, whole genome shotgun sequence DNA includes these proteins:
- the unc45b gene encoding protein unc-45 homolog B: protein MGEMGDPVQLKEEGNKHFQAGETDKAIECYTKAIKVCKDKNAQAVIYRNRSACFLKKENYTNAASDASKAIDVDASDIKALYRRCQAFEKLGKLDMAFKDVQRCATLEPKNKTFLETLRRLGAEIQQKLKTTFSTDSRVQNMFDILLSDEADKDTKEKAANNLIVLAREDAGSERIFQNNGVALLMQLIDTGNIEMILAAIRTLSGMCTGHRARATAIIHTVGIDKLSRIMAMDNEEVALATCNLFQAVYDSLSGADSRVYGKEEALVLDSNKDLKTILLKLLDMIVNKKVSGHGRDQALNLLSRNVPRKNKKDSDHSKSLFTIDHGLKKILKVCGQVPELPDQLPMTENTQLIASVLLNKLYDDLRCDPERDNYRDICDEYIKSKFDPNDMDKNIHAMNALSGLMQGPYDVGNMLVGRQGVMEMMVALCGSEREVDQLVAIEALIHASTKMSRASFIITNGVSLLKDIYKKTKNERIKIRALVGLCKLGSAGGDDYSMRQFAEGSTEKLAKQCRKWLCNPTLDVRTRKWAIEGLAYLTNDADVKDDFVEDEPAMRAMFELAKSKDKTILYAVACTLVNCTNSYEKKEIIPEMVQLAKFSKQHVPEQHPKDKKDFIERRVKRLLKAGVISALAVMVKADSSILTDQTKEMLARVFLALADDPKDRGTIVAQGGGKALIPLALEGTDTGKIKASHALAKIAATSNPEIAFPGERIYEVVRPLVSLLNTERDGIQNYESLVSLTNLAALNDKLRVKILKEKALPEIENYMFEEHEQIRQAATECMCNLVCCKEVQERYLEDGNDKLKLLILLCGEDDEKLQIAAAGGLAMITAAEKKLCVKMTKVTEQWLEILQRLCIHDNPQIQHRGIVIIFNMLEADAELAKKLMETEILEILTYIAKMEDNPKKQGGIDAARACLSKAMDLGLIKPFTQ from the exons ATGGGAGAGATGGGAGACCCAGTTCAGCTGAAAGAGGAAGGCAACAAGCACTTCCAAGCAGGAGAGACTGACAAAGCCATTGAGTGCTACACAAAAGCCATCAAGGTCTGCAAGGACAAAAACGCACAGGCTGTCATCTACAGAAACAGATCTGCCTGTTTTCTAAAGAAG GAAAATTATACCAATGCTGCTTCAGATGCCTCCAAAG CCATAGATGTAGATGCCTCTGACATCAAAGCTCTCTACAGAAGATGTCAAGCATTTGAGAAACTGGGGAAACTGGACATGGCCTTTAAGGATGTCCAAAGATGTGCAACACTGGAACCTAAAAACAAGACTTTTCTGGAGACTCTCAGGAGACTCGGAGCTGAGATCCAACAAAAG CTGAAGACCACCTTCTCCACAGACTCCAGAGTGCAGAATATGTTTGACATCTTGCTAAGTGATGAAGCAGATAAAGATACGAAAGAAAAG GCGGCTAACAACCTAATTGTCCTGGCTCGAGAAGATGCCGGCTCGGAAAGAATCTTCCAGAACAATGGAGTGGCTCTGCTCATGCAGCTCATTGATACTGGGAATATTGAGATGATCCTGGCTGCCATCCGGACCTTGTCTGGAATGTGTACAGGTCACCGAGCGAGG GCCACTGCTATCATCCACACGGTAGGAATAGACAAACTGAGTAGAATTATGGCCATGGACAATGAGGAGGTCGCTCTGGCAACCTGCAACTTATTCCAGGCCGTCTATGACTCCCTGTCTGGGGCAGATAGCAGGGTTTATGGCAAAGAGGAGGCCCTTGTGCTTG ACTCAAACAAGGACCTGAAGACTATTCTGCTCAAATTGTTGGACATGATTGTCAATAAGAAGGTGTCAGGACATGGACGAGACCAGGCTCTAAACCTGCTTAGTAGAAACGTGCCCAGAAAGAACAAGAAAGATTCAGATCACTCCAAGTCCTTATTTACAATTGATCATG GCCTGAAGAAGATTCTGAAGGTGTGTGGTCAGGTGCCTGAATTGCCCGATCAGTTGCCCATGACTGAGAATACGCAGCTTATTGCCAGCGTGCTTCTTAACAAGCTCTATGATGACTTGCGATGCGATCCCGAGAGGGACAACTACAGAGACATCTGTGATGAATACATCAA GAGCAAATTTGATCCCAACGACATGGACAAAAACATACATGCCATGAACGCTTTATCAGGCTTAATGCAGGGGCCATATGATGTGGGAAACATGCTTGTGGGTCGTCAGGGAGTAATGGAGATGATGGTCGCTCTGTGTGGTTCTGAGCGAGAGGTGGATCAGCTTGTGGCCATAGAAGCTCTCATTCACGCCTCCACCAAAATGAGCAGAGCTTCCTTCATCATCACTAATGGGGTGTCTTTGCTTAAGGACATCTACAAGAAGACCAAAAATGAGAGGATCAAGATCAGAGCACTTGTG GGTTTGTGTAAACTGGGCTCAGCTGGAGGTGATGATTATAGCATGAGACAGTTCGCTGAGGGCTCCACTGAAAAACTGGCCAAGCAGTGCAGAAA ATGGCTATGCAATCCCACTCTTGATGTTCGGACAAGAAAATGGGCGATTGAAGGTTTAGCGTACCTGACCAATGATGCTGATGTAAAAGATGACTTTGTTGAGGATGAGCCAGCCATGAGAGCCATGTTTGAGCTCGCCAAG TCCAAAGATAAAACCATCCTGTATGCCGTCGCCTGTACACTGGTGAACTGCACCAACAGCTATGAGAAGAAAGAGATCATCCCTGAAATGGTGCAGTTGGCCAAATTCTCCAAGCAGCACGTACCTGAGCAGCACCCAAAG GACAAGAAGGATTTCATTGAGAGGAGAGTGAAAAGGCTCTTGAAAGCTGGAGTGATATCAGCACTTGCCGTCATGGTCAAAGCAGACAGTTCCATTTTGACTGATCAAACCAAGGAAATGCTTGCAAG ggTGTTCCTTGCTTTGGCTGATGATCCAAAAGATCGTGGAACAATTGTTGCCCAAGGTGGTGGAAag GCTCTGATTCCTTTGGCCTTAGAGGGAACAGACACTGGGAAAATAAAGGCCTCCCATGCACTGGCTAAGATTGCAGCCACCTCCAACCCTGAGATTGCCTTCCCTGGTGAGAGG ATATATGAAGTTGTGCGACCACTGGTGTCTCTGCTGAACACAGAAAGAGACGGTATTCAGAACTACGAGTCGTTAGTGAGTCTCACTAATTTGGCTGCACTAAACGACAAGCTTCG AGTcaaaatcctgaaggagaaggCTCTTCCAGAGATTGAGAACTACATGTTTGAGGAGCACGAGCAAATCAGACAGGCCGCTACAGAGTGCATGTGCAATCTTGTGTGCTGTAAAGAG GTTCAGGAGCGGTATCTGGAGGATGGTAATGACAAGCTGAAGCTCCTCATACTGCTTTGTGGTGAGGATGATGAAAAGCTACAGATTGCAGCAGCTGGTGGATTGGCCATGATCACGGCAGCCGAGAAGAAGCTGTGTGTCAAGATGACCAAAGTG ACTGAGCAGTGGCTTGAGATCCTCCAGAGGCTGTGCATCCATGACAATCCTCAAATACAGCACCGAGGCATTGTGATCATCTTCAACATGCTGGAAGCTGATGCAGAGTTGGCTAAGAAACTAATGGAGACAGAGATTCTGGAGATCCTTACTTACATCGCCAAGATGGAGGACAATCCCAAGAAACAGGGGGGAATCGATGCAGCACGTGCGTGTCTGTCCAAAGCCATGGATCTTGGACTTATCAAGCCTTTCACACAATAA